TATAACTGATGTCAAAATAGTGTGTGTAAACAGGAGTTTGGTCCACATCTACCAGATATATAGCAGCCATTTTACTCAGGTCAGGAGAAGTTTTAGAAAGCTGCAAATAGAGAGAGATATGTAGGTCACAATACAAGAGGCAGCTAAGGTTTCTTCTGTGAAACGTTTTGCTGGAATATTGTTTGAAAACAATTTCTGGGGCAAGAATCTCTCCTGACTTTCATTTTAGACACAGTATAACCTTACCATTCAGAGTCTGAGTCTCTGTTGGTAGATTTGTGAGAGGGCCCTGGGGAAACTGTGTAAATACATTTCTCCCTTTTCAAGAAAAATCTGGTTTGGGTTGTAAAAagtttttataagtattttgtGGATTTATAAaatccatgttattttttttttaagattttatttatttattcatgagagacacacatagagagagaggcagagacacaggcagagggagaagcaggctccacgcagggatcctgatgtgggactcgatcccgggtctccaggatcacaccctcggctgaaggcagtgctaaaccgctgagccacccaggctgcccataaaatCCATGTTCACTTATACAAAAACAACTCAGAAGTATGTACCGTACACTGAAATTCCctcaaatctctttttttccaatcccccataaataataattataataaaaatagtgaagACTTGCATGGCAGTTATTATGTGCTAAGTGTCCTAAGTGCTTTGcatgtgttaactcatttaatcgtTACAACATTCCTATGCGGTTATTATAGTCCCCATTtcttagatgaagaaactgaggtaatCTGCCTccagtcacagagctagtaagcaGTAAAGCTAGGACTTGAACTTGGTAACCTGGCTTCAGTCTATACTCTCGGCTCTGTGATATTCCCTCCCCTCTACAGCTGAGGGCATAAACCTCTGGCCCTTTCCCCCCAGGTTAACACAATGCATACTCATTTTTCATCATAGTAattaggattattatttttaaaattgaaaaaaattaaatagtaataaaGATTCTTATACTGGATCCACATTGTGGGTGGTGGCAATAGAAATGGTGGGAAGAGGTCTTAGTTCTGGAGTAAGTCCCTAATAAGCAGATGAGAATATACCCATTCTGTCTCAGGCCCCCCTCTCTACTCATTAGAGTAGGAAAATGTGTTAGAAGTCAGAGATTATCATCAGGCACACACTGGAGGCAATACACTAGGAAAGCTTATCTGCAGGCAGAGAAAACGAAGTTTACACCCCAGCTCTGCAGGTTAGTTGTTCTGTCCTGTGGGTAGGCACCTGACCTCCCTGGCATTCATCCATCTACCGTGGGAACAGTAATTATCCCACTATTGTGAGCAGCGAGCAAGATAAGGTTcacagatgctttttatttatttttatttattttttattttttttaaattttattttattattaatttttatttatttatgatagtcacacacagagagaggcagagactcaggcagagggagaagcaggctccatgcaccgggagcctgacgtgggattcgatccccggtctccaggatcacgccccgggccaaaggcaggcgctaaaccgctgcgccatccagggatccccacagatGCTTTTTAATAGCGTTTCTGGTCCTCCACTGCCTTGTTGGTGAAACTGAACTTGGACGGCTGCTGGTGGGGAAGGACATCTCGGACAGACTTAGCACAGTCGCAGATTTGggggctcagctcagggcaggcaCACGATCCACTCCTGGTGAAAGTGTGCCAACTAATGAAAAGCTGTATCCTTGGGCCCGGCCACTCCCTTCCAtgcactctgttttttttttttttttccatgcactCTGTTGATGGTGAAGTAAGAATATatggatttttaataaaaaccatttattgaaaaaattcacTTACTATATCATCTAGCTGCAGACAGACAGGATCCTCATCTCTCCCAAACCTGAGGACCAACACCTTCTCTGCCGTACTTTTTATTGCTTGGTCTACTTCTTTTTTGCTATTTAGCTTGGGCAACAGGAAGCTCATcttgaaataatccaaatattaaTCCTCGCTGTCAGACCTGAAATAGTCGCAATATTTAAAGACAGATTAAGCGCATGAGttctaattttaagaaaatttaatttttgcaaTGGGTAATATACGTACATTCTATCCCCAGAGGAACAAGTGGTTTCATACACAgtatcaaaaaaggaaaaggaaaacactaaatgTGCAAACTGGTGGCAAGTCCACctgcttaaaaagaaacaagatagtAGACGGTGACGGTGAAAAATCGCCCTTCCCTGTCTGCCCTCAACTAGCCCCATTTGCACTGTATCTTCCAGTTTTGTTATGCATCTACAGGAAAGTACAAATATGCATTTCTAcgttttttccctcttttactcCAAAAATAGCCTATTCTGCCAGCGTTCCAGCAGGAAAAAGGTGACATTCTCAAGTTTGGTAATTTGAAGAGACCTTCATTAGGCAGTGTGCAGTGGTGTACTCCGCTAGCAAGAGCAGGGTGCTGTTCCCACCCCTAAGCCTGAAGGAGCCATGGGAGAGAGTAGTCTGCAGGAGTGTGTGGTGGGGGCTGCTGGGTGCAGAAGGCTATTGTACGGAAGGTCAGCCTGCAGTGAAGGGGTGCAGCCCCTCCTCTCTCCCGCTCATCTCCTGCGAATGCCTCCACTGGCTGACTCAAACTGGAACCAGAGGGCAGAGGACATGCAGAAGGCAGCCCAGTCTCCTGGTCCCAGAGTAGtctagaggaggaggaagaggggatcTGGAGAGGCAAATGATGGATGTCCAGCACACATACTTTACCCAGTCTTCTGCACTTTGTAGTTTTTTTTACCTAACATGTAAAGATCTTCCCATATCCCTACTTACACTGTCACAGCAACACACTATTTCATGCATGTGTcgaagttttatttaaaaacaaatcttttaaaaaacatttcatttatttatttgagagtaagagaacatgagcagggggaggggcagagggagagggaggagatttCCCGGATGAGCAGGGAACACAAcacggggtttgatcccaggaccctggggtcatgacctgagctgaaggcagacgcttaactgattgagccacccaggctccccattaTGCATGTACCATACTTTTTAAACAGTCTTTTAGTGATGGAGTATTATTATGAGTCCTGGCTTAAAGATTGTTGGTGTATACCTTACGAGATGCACCTCACCACATGGCAAACAGATCAATTGAGGGTGTGACAgctacacacacaaaataagtcTAAGATACTGAGATAGGAGGGACCTAATCCACTGCCCTcattttataactttctttttaaaatttaattgaatatttattctttgatttttaatcctttttaaagtttatactcaatttgctaacatatagtataacacccagtgctcatcacaccacgtgccctccttaatgcccatcatccagttaccccatccccgcATCCACCTCCCCAACCCCTTCATTTTAGACTTGTTTGCTTATATTACAGTTTTGGTTCTAGCTACAAGGACTAGAATCCAAGTCACCAGATTTCTAGTGCAGTGTTCCTTCTGCTATAATAGTTTCctgtttttatggctgagaaactCTTTGATCAAGGACCTTTATTTTTGAGTCCATCCACAGGAAACTCCATTGAGATACTTGATATTTTACACTGGGTCCCAAAGTTGCCTAATGCTATGAAAAGGGAGGATttctttatttgtgtgtgtgtgataagtCACATTTCAAGATGTTAATGAATAACAATTCATATAGGGAATGAAATTGTTCCCATAGTGTCATACTTTAACTACGCAAGCTGACCACCAGAAGGGACTTTATCAGATGTCTGTAGCAGAACAAATTACTGATGAAAGGGAAAGTCAAAGAAAGGATGGATCTATCCTACAAGAATTCAAACAGAATTCAGTACATTACTTATAGGAGGAGGTAGGGCGAGGGGCAAAGCTGTCTAC
The Vulpes lagopus strain Blue_001 chromosome 10, ASM1834538v1, whole genome shotgun sequence genome window above contains:
- the TXNL4B gene encoding thioredoxin-like protein 4B isoform X1 produces the protein MSFLLPKLNSKKEVDQAIKSTAEKVLVLRFGRDEDPVCLQLDDILSKTSPDLSKMAAIYLVDVDQTPVYTHYFDISYIPSTVFFFNGQHMKVDYGSPDHTKFVGSFKTKQDFIDLIEVIYRGAMRGKLIVQSPIDPKNIPKYDLLYQDI